The following proteins come from a genomic window of Polyangiaceae bacterium:
- a CDS encoding arsenite methyltransferase — protein MSESNDQVRATVRDHYAQVAEAEKGGCAPGCCGVPAGSSLSLGYSAEDLASVPEGADLGLGCGNPQAIAKLRPGETVVDLGSGAGFDCFLAARQVGDAGKVIGVDMTPSMLEKARKNARSVNATNVEFRLGEIEHLPVANDTADVILSNCVINLSPDKVQVLKDAFRVLKPGGRLAVSDVVALGPIPEKIQKDALALAGCVAGAADVKTLEDMLRAVGFEQVSVVVKPESREFIQDWLPGSGAEEYVASANITAQKPKSRGCC, from the coding sequence ATGAGTGAATCCAACGACCAGGTGCGCGCCACGGTGCGCGATCACTACGCCCAGGTGGCGGAAGCCGAAAAGGGCGGCTGCGCGCCGGGGTGCTGCGGCGTGCCCGCGGGCAGCAGCCTGAGCTTGGGCTACAGCGCCGAAGATCTGGCCAGCGTTCCCGAGGGCGCGGACCTCGGCCTGGGCTGCGGCAACCCGCAGGCCATCGCCAAGCTTCGCCCCGGGGAAACGGTGGTGGACTTGGGCAGCGGCGCCGGCTTCGATTGTTTCTTGGCGGCGCGCCAGGTGGGGGACGCGGGGAAGGTGATCGGCGTGGACATGACCCCGTCCATGCTGGAGAAGGCGCGCAAGAACGCCCGCAGTGTGAACGCCACGAACGTGGAGTTCCGCTTGGGGGAGATCGAGCACCTGCCCGTGGCCAACGACACCGCGGACGTCATTCTCTCCAACTGCGTGATCAATCTGTCGCCGGACAAGGTGCAGGTGTTGAAGGACGCCTTCCGCGTGCTGAAGCCCGGCGGTCGCCTCGCCGTGAGCGACGTGGTGGCCCTCGGGCCGATCCCGGAGAAGATCCAGAAGGACGCGCTGGCCCTGGCGGGGTGTGTGGCGGGCGCGGCGGATGTGAAGACGCTGGAGGACATGCTGCGTGCCGTCGGCTTCGAGCAAGTGAGTGTGGTGGTGAAGCCCGAGAGCCGCGAGTTCATCCAGGACTGGCTGCCGGGCAGCGGCGCCGAGGAGTACGTGGCCTCCGCCAACATCACCGCGCAAAAGCCCAAGAGCCGCGGCTGCTGCTGA
- a CDS encoding arsenate reductase ArsC: protein MKPEQWWHDAPLRRRGPHDGLTDRRRAELGLEARKAESVLFLCVANSARSQLAEGIARQILPGRVASAGSAPSRLNPYAVEVMAEIGVDISAQHSKSVDTIDPASVDVVITLCAEEVCPVFPGRVQRLHWPEPDPAAEGLPREELLLRFRSARDAIRDRIERFAVRPA from the coding sequence ATGAAGCCGGAGCAGTGGTGGCACGACGCGCCGCTCCGGCGCCGCGGCCCGCACGACGGCCTCACGGATCGCCGCCGCGCCGAGCTCGGACTCGAGGCTCGAAAGGCCGAGAGCGTGCTGTTCCTGTGCGTGGCGAACTCCGCCCGCAGCCAGCTGGCGGAGGGTATCGCTCGCCAGATCTTGCCGGGCCGGGTGGCCAGCGCCGGCAGCGCGCCCTCCCGGCTCAATCCCTATGCGGTGGAGGTGATGGCGGAGATCGGCGTGGACATCTCCGCGCAGCACTCCAAATCCGTCGACACCATCGACCCGGCGTCGGTCGACGTGGTCATCACACTGTGTGCCGAAGAGGTGTGCCCCGTGTTTCCGGGGCGCGTGCAGCGCCTGCACTGGCCGGAGCCGGATCCCGCCGCTGAGGGCCTCCCGCGAGAAGAGCTGCTCTTGCGGTTCCGCAGCGCGCGGGACGCCATTCGCGATCGCATCGAGCGCTTCGCCGTCCGCCCCGCGTAG
- a CDS encoding DUF190 domain-containing protein, translating into MRILTGEQVLVRIFIGESDTWHHQSLATALVERLRKEGFAGATVFHGVAGFGAHSIMHTSNILRLSQDLPVVIEVVDTEEQVDRMVPILDEMVAEGLVTMEKVRVHKYAPRPE; encoded by the coding sequence ATGCGCATTCTGACGGGTGAGCAGGTTCTGGTTCGGATCTTCATCGGCGAGAGCGACACCTGGCACCACCAGTCGCTGGCCACGGCGCTGGTGGAACGCCTGCGCAAGGAAGGCTTTGCCGGCGCCACGGTATTCCACGGGGTGGCGGGCTTCGGCGCTCATAGCATCATGCACACCAGCAACATCCTGCGCCTGAGTCAGGACTTGCCGGTCGTGATCGAGGTGGTGGACACCGAAGAGCAGGTCGACCGCATGGTGCCCATCCTCGACGAAATGGTCGCCGAAGGCCTGGTCACCATGGAAAAGGTCCGCGTCCACAAGTACGCCCCGCGCCCGGAGTGA
- the crcB gene encoding fluoride efflux transporter CrcB, with product MQRFLWVCLGGALGSGARYLVSGWALRWLGAAFPYGTLAVNLTGSFLLACLMHVGLSTGMSPSLRLALTTGAMGGFTTYSTFSYETMKLIQDGAWSLAALNVGITVFACLGASFLGLMAGRLLLGA from the coding sequence ATGCAACGGTTTCTCTGGGTCTGTCTCGGCGGCGCCCTCGGCAGCGGCGCCCGATACCTCGTCAGCGGCTGGGCATTGCGCTGGCTGGGAGCGGCTTTCCCCTACGGAACCCTGGCGGTCAACTTGACCGGCTCGTTCCTACTCGCGTGTTTGATGCACGTGGGTCTGTCCACGGGCATGTCCCCGTCGCTCCGCCTGGCGCTGACCACCGGCGCCATGGGCGGGTTCACGACCTACTCCACGTTCAGTTACGAGACGATGAAGCTGATCCAGGACGGGGCCTGGTCCCTGGCGGCGCTGAACGTTGGCATCACGGTGTTCGCCTGCCTGGGGGCGAGCTTCCTAGGGCTCATGGCCGGGCGCCTGTTGCTGGGCGCCTGA
- a CDS encoding RNA-binding protein produces the protein MGNRLYVGNLPFSTTNDTLRDLFSAHGEVTDVHVVTDRETGRSRGFGFVTMGTDDAAQRAIEATNGTMLDGRALRVNEAEERAPRGPRGGGGGGGGGGDRGRRGGGGERRNRY, from the coding sequence ATGGGAAATCGGCTGTATGTAGGGAACCTGCCATTTTCGACCACCAACGACACGCTCCGTGATCTGTTCTCGGCGCACGGCGAGGTCACGGACGTTCACGTCGTTACGGATCGTGAGACGGGCCGTTCCCGCGGTTTCGGATTCGTGACCATGGGCACGGACGATGCCGCACAGCGCGCCATCGAGGCGACCAACGGCACCATGCTCGACGGTCGCGCGTTGCGCGTGAACGAGGCGGAGGAGCGCGCTCCTCGTGGTCCTCGTGGCGGCGGCGGCGGTGGCGGCGGCGGTGGTGACCGCGGTCGGCGCGGTGGCGGCGGAGAACGCCGCAATCGCTACTGA
- a CDS encoding low temperature requirement protein A, translated as MRSRWFHRPFLHSPALGLEKKATWIELFYDLIFVAAFIQLGNGLSSHTSVKGFLGFAGVFVPLWVAWTGFTFFENRYTLDDFSHRLLVFLQMFAVGAMAISAPGVLDGHVFAFSLSAGIAQLVVAGMYLRAYLQVSEAVDYSRFWGLVFAFGGALWVVAAFMPPLVAYGMWGVGTVGVLGSPLSRQSRELSERFPLDFEHLGERYGLLTLIVLGESFVKVLSALAGEGVNLSVYGEASLVLLVTCSLWWVYFDDIAGSRIRSGGGQWVVWLYFHIPLQIGFTAVGVAVKKAVHFGWDQPAPEAYRYLLAGSLAVAYFSVAAIDSVTERRQAELSDRARINARWGSALLLLLLAPAGGAMSGGAFLSLVLLVTVAQVAFDMMMAPFEEAAHTELGAKTTAEITRERHAQGNAAPAQKNRPVVTDAVRKGTPSELRRDLYFYFIEGSWTRVFVAFAFLFVITNVFFAALYTLDPQSISGGHSRTFTDAFFFSVQTLATIGYGALSPGNVFGDVIVTVEAAVGLIGVALTTGLVFAKASRARASVLFSKYLVVTRMEGKRVLMLRAGNARGNEVVDATMTLHALVDELTPEGHHFRRVRDLRLTRDRSPMFVLSWAVMHEIDEQSPLGSVDWDKPLGGDLISIVVTLMGHDGTYGQTIYARHIYYPDDIRVNQRFEDVISQLPDGRLMIDYGKFHDTLPDAAAMETLGLSDPKKNGDPSED; from the coding sequence ATGCGGAGCCGCTGGTTCCACCGGCCCTTCTTGCACAGCCCGGCCCTCGGTCTCGAGAAGAAGGCCACCTGGATCGAGCTGTTCTACGACCTGATCTTCGTCGCCGCGTTCATCCAGCTGGGCAACGGGCTGTCGAGTCACACGTCGGTCAAGGGGTTCCTCGGCTTCGCCGGTGTGTTCGTGCCGTTGTGGGTGGCGTGGACCGGATTCACGTTCTTCGAGAACCGCTACACGCTGGACGACTTCTCCCATCGCCTGCTGGTGTTCCTGCAGATGTTCGCGGTGGGCGCCATGGCCATCAGCGCTCCCGGCGTGCTGGACGGACACGTGTTCGCCTTCTCGCTGTCCGCGGGCATCGCGCAGCTGGTGGTGGCGGGGATGTACCTCCGGGCCTACTTGCAGGTTTCCGAGGCCGTGGACTACAGCCGCTTCTGGGGTCTGGTGTTCGCGTTCGGGGGAGCGCTGTGGGTGGTGGCGGCGTTCATGCCCCCGCTCGTGGCCTATGGCATGTGGGGCGTCGGCACCGTCGGCGTGCTCGGCTCACCCCTCAGCCGACAATCGCGGGAGCTGAGCGAGCGCTTTCCGCTGGACTTCGAGCACCTGGGCGAACGCTACGGCCTGCTCACGCTGATCGTGCTGGGCGAGTCCTTCGTGAAGGTGCTGAGCGCGCTGGCCGGCGAAGGCGTGAACCTGTCCGTGTACGGCGAGGCGAGCCTGGTGCTGCTGGTCACCTGCAGCCTGTGGTGGGTGTACTTCGACGACATCGCGGGCTCGCGCATTCGCAGCGGTGGCGGGCAGTGGGTGGTGTGGCTCTACTTCCACATTCCGCTGCAGATCGGCTTCACGGCCGTCGGCGTGGCGGTGAAGAAGGCCGTGCACTTCGGCTGGGATCAGCCGGCGCCGGAGGCGTATCGCTATCTGCTCGCGGGCTCGCTGGCCGTGGCCTACTTCAGCGTGGCCGCCATCGACTCGGTGACGGAGCGACGTCAGGCCGAGCTCAGCGACCGCGCTCGCATCAACGCGCGCTGGGGTTCGGCGCTCTTGCTGCTGCTGCTGGCGCCAGCGGGGGGCGCCATGAGCGGTGGCGCGTTCCTGTCTCTCGTGCTCTTGGTCACCGTGGCGCAGGTCGCCTTCGACATGATGATGGCGCCCTTCGAAGAAGCCGCGCACACCGAGCTCGGAGCCAAGACCACGGCCGAGATCACCCGCGAGCGCCATGCTCAGGGGAATGCCGCCCCCGCGCAGAAGAACCGACCGGTGGTGACCGACGCCGTGCGCAAGGGCACGCCTTCGGAGCTGCGCCGGGATCTGTACTTCTATTTCATCGAAGGCAGCTGGACCCGCGTGTTCGTGGCCTTCGCGTTCTTGTTCGTGATCACGAACGTGTTCTTCGCAGCGCTCTACACCCTGGATCCGCAGTCGATCAGCGGCGGACACTCGCGCACGTTCACGGATGCGTTCTTCTTCAGCGTACAGACCCTGGCCACCATCGGTTACGGCGCGCTTTCCCCCGGAAACGTGTTCGGTGACGTGATCGTCACGGTGGAGGCGGCGGTGGGGCTCATCGGGGTGGCGCTCACCACCGGTCTGGTGTTCGCCAAGGCCAGCCGCGCGCGGGCCAGCGTGCTGTTCTCCAAGTACCTGGTCGTCACGCGCATGGAGGGCAAACGGGTGCTGATGCTGCGGGCAGGCAACGCCCGTGGGAACGAAGTCGTCGACGCGACGATGACGCTGCACGCCCTCGTGGACGAGCTGACGCCGGAAGGGCACCACTTCCGGCGCGTCCGCGACCTGCGCCTCACCCGGGATCGCTCACCCATGTTCGTGCTCTCTTGGGCGGTGATGCACGAGATCGACGAACAGAGCCCCCTCGGGAGCGTGGACTGGGACAAACCCCTCGGCGGAGATCTGATTTCGATCGTGGTCACGCTCATGGGTCACGACGGAACCTACGGACAGACGATCTACGCGCGGCACATCTACTACCCGGACGACATCCGGGTGAACCAACGCTTCGAGGACGTGATCAGTCAGCTGCCGGATGGGCGCCTGATGATCGACTACGGCAAGTTCCACGACACGCTGCCGGACGCCGCTGCGATGGAGACCCTGGGCCTCTCCGATCCAAAGAAAAACGGCGACCCGTCCGAAGACTAG
- a CDS encoding methylase — MLTARSTRGKTSRGRLRVLDTWLCRAERELVRRAEGGPVVDVGVGEAPWTTLELARALRRENPALAVIGVEVDARRAAAAAAHAAGEVEIRVGGFELPLAEPARVVRAMNVLRQYRPEHVAAAHAALARGVQVGGVVVEGSSDKAGHALAALVLRVTRDGPRREALVLHSACVRGFAPLALRDVLPRDLRRGVLPHTALGMLFARWTRVWSKLKTADPRHSFRASARALAELDASVEADEALLAQGVVVWRPAEGVPALTDWRPD, encoded by the coding sequence GTGCTCACGGCCCGGTCCACCCGCGGGAAGACGTCTCGGGGACGGCTTCGCGTCCTGGACACGTGGCTGTGCCGCGCGGAGCGCGAGCTCGTGCGGCGCGCGGAGGGCGGTCCCGTCGTGGACGTCGGGGTCGGGGAGGCGCCGTGGACGACGCTCGAGCTCGCCCGCGCGCTGCGGCGCGAAAACCCCGCGCTCGCCGTGATCGGCGTGGAAGTGGACGCCCGGCGCGCGGCGGCCGCCGCGGCGCACGCGGCGGGGGAAGTCGAGATCCGCGTGGGCGGCTTCGAGCTGCCCCTCGCGGAGCCGGCGCGCGTCGTGCGCGCGATGAACGTGCTCCGGCAATACCGGCCCGAGCACGTGGCCGCGGCCCACGCCGCTCTCGCGCGCGGCGTCCAGGTCGGCGGCGTGGTCGTGGAGGGCAGCAGTGACAAGGCGGGGCACGCCTTGGCGGCGCTGGTGCTCCGGGTGACGCGCGACGGTCCGCGGCGCGAAGCACTGGTGCTGCACTCGGCGTGTGTGCGCGGCTTTGCGCCGCTCGCCCTGCGCGACGTGCTGCCCCGCGATTTGCGCCGCGGCGTGTTGCCGCACACCGCCCTGGGCATGCTCTTCGCGCGCTGGACGCGCGTGTGGAGCAAGCTGAAGACGGCCGACCCACGTCACAGCTTTCGCGCGTCGGCGCGGGCCCTCGCCGAGCTGGACGCGAGCGTGGAAGCGGACGAGGCGCTCTTGGCTCAGGGCGTCGTGGTGTGGCGTCCGGCCGAGGGCGTGCCCGCTCTCACGGATTGGCGACCAGATTGA
- a CDS encoding serine/threonine protein kinase: MSFRRGSDSGGEEGSSVVQEDLAVAERASSVRPGEVLGGAYRILRAIDEGGMGTVFEAEHVRLRRRLAVKIMAQHLVNDEQALARFQREAEIISQLAHPHIVHVSDFDTTPAGEPYLVMELLEGESLAVRLEREGTLSLSESVRIAWQVALGLSAAHTLGIVHRDLKPGNVFLVDLPTQKGFVKLLDFGISKGTGGGRKITREFDILGTPDYMAPEQALGRTANVDARADQFSLACIVFECLAGRMPFTGTTVMEVLQAIIGAAPLSLRELAPGTPEAAQEVLERALAKKPEERYGSVTELVEHFAIAAQCALPGTGPTSAPPQSSRSPRRPPTPAPSSPPPSTRAEREKQGTAKTQLASSPNNPLPDGKSGPVPRRVVPDSEADLLKALGGQTRRVRVIGASHAALTPEQAFMLSRLEGGLSVEEALDVSPLPRRDSLRVLVELLHAGHLAVE, translated from the coding sequence GTGAGCTTTCGTCGCGGGTCCGACTCCGGCGGTGAAGAGGGATCGAGCGTGGTGCAAGAGGACTTGGCGGTAGCGGAGCGAGCTTCCTCCGTCCGGCCCGGGGAGGTGCTGGGAGGGGCGTACCGCATCTTGCGCGCCATCGACGAAGGCGGCATGGGCACCGTGTTCGAAGCCGAGCACGTCCGTCTGCGGCGCCGACTGGCCGTGAAGATCATGGCTCAGCACCTGGTGAACGACGAGCAAGCCCTCGCCCGCTTCCAGCGCGAAGCGGAGATCATCAGTCAGCTCGCCCACCCCCACATCGTCCACGTGTCGGACTTCGACACCACGCCTGCGGGCGAGCCGTACTTGGTGATGGAGCTGCTCGAAGGTGAAAGCCTCGCCGTGCGCCTGGAGCGTGAAGGCACGCTGTCGCTGTCGGAGTCCGTGCGCATCGCGTGGCAGGTCGCCCTGGGCCTCTCCGCGGCGCACACCCTCGGCATCGTCCACCGCGACCTGAAACCCGGCAACGTGTTCCTGGTGGACCTGCCCACGCAAAAGGGCTTCGTGAAACTGCTCGATTTCGGCATCAGCAAGGGCACCGGCGGCGGCCGCAAGATCACCCGAGAGTTCGACATCTTGGGCACACCCGACTACATGGCGCCGGAGCAAGCCCTGGGTCGCACCGCCAACGTGGACGCTCGTGCGGATCAGTTCTCCCTCGCCTGCATCGTGTTCGAGTGCCTCGCCGGCCGCATGCCCTTCACCGGCACCACGGTGATGGAAGTGCTGCAGGCGATCATCGGCGCGGCGCCGCTCTCGCTCCGGGAGCTGGCCCCGGGCACACCGGAAGCCGCTCAAGAAGTGCTGGAGCGCGCCCTCGCGAAGAAGCCGGAAGAGCGCTACGGCAGCGTGACGGAGCTGGTCGAGCATTTCGCCATCGCCGCCCAGTGCGCGTTGCCGGGCACGGGTCCCACTTCCGCACCGCCGCAGTCGTCGCGCTCTCCGCGGCGCCCGCCCACACCGGCGCCGTCCTCGCCGCCACCGTCCACTCGCGCGGAGCGGGAGAAGCAGGGCACGGCCAAGACGCAGCTGGCGTCCAGTCCCAACAATCCCTTGCCGGACGGCAAGAGCGGTCCGGTACCCCGCCGCGTAGTTCCGGACTCCGAAGCAGATCTGCTCAAGGCCCTCGGCGGTCAGACCCGTCGCGTGCGCGTGATCGGCGCGTCGCACGCGGCGCTCACTCCGGAGCAGGCCTTCATGCTCTCGCGGCTCGAAGGCGGCCTCAGCGTGGAAGAAGCGCTGGACGTGTCGCCGTTGCCGCGACGCGATTCTCTACGGGTGCTCGTGGAGTTGCTCCACGCCGGACACCTCGCAGTGGAATGA
- a CDS encoding cysteine desulfurase: MAERPIYLDHNATTPLLPEVLAAMLPYLETHFGNPSSSHAYGRDAHAAVEAARSDVAALVGAESDEVVFTSGGTEANNLAIFGTLPAGSSPRHLITSSIEHPATAAPAAELERRGHRVTRIAVSAAGAVSADDVERALSDDTALVTIMHANNETGVVQPIRPIVELCHARGVRVHTDAAQSAAKLDVAALGADLISIAGHKLGAPKGVGALIVRRGTALTPLTLGASHERGLRPGTENVASIVGLGVACRRARGRTAEDRKRVASLRDGLWWRLRARHPDLVAFGQDAERLPNTLLVAAPGTRGSEVLGRVPELAASTGSACHAGTETPSAVLTRMGVSGPLALGAIRLSLGFETREEEVERAAALLLEALRP; encoded by the coding sequence ATGGCCGAGCGCCCGATCTATCTCGACCACAACGCAACCACGCCGCTCTTGCCAGAGGTCCTGGCGGCGATGCTTCCGTACCTCGAGACGCACTTCGGCAATCCGTCGAGCTCCCACGCCTACGGCCGGGATGCGCACGCGGCGGTGGAGGCAGCGCGCAGCGACGTCGCAGCGTTGGTCGGCGCCGAGAGCGACGAGGTCGTGTTCACCTCCGGCGGCACGGAGGCGAACAATCTTGCCATCTTCGGCACGCTGCCGGCGGGCTCGTCGCCGCGCCACCTGATCACGTCCAGCATCGAGCACCCGGCCACGGCGGCGCCGGCCGCGGAGCTCGAGCGCCGGGGCCACCGGGTCACGCGCATCGCCGTCAGCGCTGCCGGCGCGGTGAGCGCGGACGACGTGGAACGGGCGCTCTCGGACGACACCGCGCTCGTCACCATCATGCACGCCAACAACGAGACCGGCGTGGTGCAGCCCATTCGCCCCATCGTGGAGCTGTGCCACGCGCGGGGCGTGCGCGTGCACACGGACGCGGCTCAATCTGCCGCCAAGCTGGACGTCGCCGCCCTCGGCGCCGACCTGATCAGCATCGCCGGCCACAAGCTGGGCGCGCCCAAGGGCGTCGGCGCCCTGATCGTGCGCCGCGGCACTGCACTGACCCCCCTCACGCTGGGCGCCTCCCACGAACGCGGCCTCCGGCCCGGGACCGAGAATGTCGCGTCCATCGTCGGCCTCGGGGTCGCCTGTCGTCGCGCCCGAGGGCGCACGGCGGAAGACCGCAAGCGGGTGGCGTCCTTGCGCGACGGCCTGTGGTGGCGTCTCAGAGCGAGACATCCCGACCTCGTCGCGTTCGGACAGGACGCCGAACGCCTACCGAACACCTTGCTGGTCGCCGCCCCGGGCACGCGCGGCAGCGAGGTCCTGGGTCGCGTGCCCGAGCTGGCCGCGAGCACCGGTTCGGCCTGCCATGCGGGAACGGAAACACCCTCCGCGGTGCTCACCAGAATGGGCGTTTCCGGGCCGCTCGCCCTGGGCGCCATCCGGCTGTCCCTGGGCTTCGAGACCCGCGAGGAAGAAGTCGAGCGCGCCGCGGCGTTGCTGCTAGAAGCGCTCCGGCCGTGA
- a CDS encoding DUF302 domain-containing protein, translating to MSDYGFDVLLANTSFDDAVAKVTDALKAEGFGVLTRIDVKETLKKKIDVDFQRYEILGACNPKLAHRALSTDSSIGLLLPCNVTVEQVDGGVRVSIVDPKAMFQVVKGDALKDVAEEAESRLRRVASALG from the coding sequence ATGAGTGACTACGGATTCGACGTCCTGCTCGCCAACACCAGCTTCGACGACGCGGTCGCCAAGGTGACGGACGCTTTGAAGGCAGAAGGCTTCGGCGTGCTCACGCGTATCGACGTGAAGGAGACGTTGAAGAAGAAAATCGACGTGGATTTTCAGCGTTACGAGATCCTCGGCGCGTGCAACCCGAAGCTCGCCCATCGCGCGCTGTCGACGGACTCGTCCATCGGCCTGCTGTTGCCCTGCAACGTGACGGTGGAACAGGTGGACGGCGGCGTGCGCGTGTCCATCGTCGATCCGAAGGCGATGTTTCAGGTGGTGAAAGGCGACGCGTTGAAAGACGTTGCAGAGGAAGCGGAGTCCAGGCTGCGCCGGGTGGCCTCGGCGCTCGGCTGA
- a CDS encoding YkgJ family cysteine cluster protein codes for MASGLHLLRFRCTACGNCCRSVRVPVTHRDVRRLMTATGKSAAELTEMASLDMSGEPETCLDLAGGRRLMTLRFGDSGCALLGADGLCGVYAARPLPCRSFPFHASFGRRGGIRRLRLLPLGDCPWERGERESPHQLRTLLETQRAELSEYARLVSAWNRRQRRRRFLGRPPEDATRFLAFAGLGQPSAEATRRSLDSASSATSFNASPFTT; via the coding sequence GTGGCGTCCGGCCTTCACCTGCTTCGCTTTCGCTGCACCGCGTGCGGTAACTGCTGCCGCTCCGTGCGCGTGCCCGTCACCCACAGGGACGTGCGCCGCTTGATGACCGCCACGGGCAAGAGTGCCGCGGAGCTCACGGAGATGGCGAGCCTCGACATGAGCGGCGAGCCGGAGACCTGCCTCGACCTCGCCGGCGGCCGACGGCTGATGACGCTGCGCTTCGGCGACAGCGGCTGCGCCCTGCTCGGGGCAGACGGCCTGTGTGGCGTCTACGCCGCGCGCCCCCTGCCCTGCCGGAGCTTTCCCTTCCACGCCAGCTTCGGCCGCCGCGGCGGCATCCGACGTCTGCGGCTGCTGCCGCTGGGGGACTGCCCCTGGGAGCGGGGCGAACGCGAGAGCCCGCACCAGCTCCGCACGCTGCTCGAAACCCAACGTGCGGAGCTCTCGGAGTATGCGCGCCTCGTCTCGGCCTGGAACCGGCGCCAGCGGCGGCGGCGCTTCTTGGGCCGCCCGCCGGAAGACGCGACGCGATTTTTAGCCTTCGCCGGCCTCGGTCAGCCGAGCGCCGAGGCCACCCGGCGCAGCCTGGACTCCGCTTCCTCTGCAACGTCTTTCAACGCGTCGCCTTTCACCACCTGA
- a CDS encoding SUMF1/EgtB/PvdO family nonheme iron enzyme produces the protein MRSAYRQFLAATPAQPAVPGCWWNTSLVPNGWSSGDHGDGALPATGVDWCDAAAFCQWKGRSLCGATDDSQLPYGEYAGESDSWYLACTGGRDQAYPYGTHYDPNACNGALGAEPRAAKPGQCEGGLPTLLDLSGNVWEWEGVCDGTDGRYDKCRLRGGSFGSSSIQLACAYSAVAERDDIGSNIGFRCCSH, from the coding sequence GTGCGTTCGGCCTATCGGCAGTTCTTGGCGGCGACGCCAGCGCAGCCGGCGGTCCCCGGCTGCTGGTGGAACACGTCTCTAGTTCCAAACGGTTGGAGTAGCGGCGATCACGGCGATGGAGCACTCCCGGCGACGGGCGTGGACTGGTGCGACGCCGCCGCGTTCTGCCAGTGGAAGGGACGTAGCTTGTGCGGTGCGACCGATGACTCCCAGCTTCCCTACGGCGAGTACGCCGGGGAGTCTGACAGTTGGTATTTGGCTTGCACGGGCGGGCGCGACCAGGCGTATCCGTATGGAACGCACTATGATCCCAATGCGTGCAATGGTGCGCTGGGAGCGGAGCCCCGAGCCGCGAAGCCCGGCCAGTGCGAAGGCGGACTCCCGACGCTGCTCGACCTCAGCGGGAACGTGTGGGAGTGGGAGGGGGTGTGCGATGGCACGGATGGGCGGTACGACAAGTGCCGCCTTCGCGGTGGGAGTTTCGGCTCGAGCTCCATCCAGCTTGCGTGCGCCTATAGTGCTGTCGCCGAGCGAGACGACATCGGCAGCAACATCGGTTTCCGTTGCTGCTCACACTGA
- a CDS encoding SUMF1/EgtB/PvdO family nonheme iron enzyme: MSRSSLLVPALLVISGLTSCADRGPTSQKVHLSHLSTPVGAVAPTSDQTLAATLEAPATLAKEEPSACPDDMVLVEGSYCPDVEQRCLRWMDPPGRYHEFRCAQYAQPATCRSAQRVKLRFCMDRDEYTAPGSTLPENDQSFNDAVKTCGSLGKRVCQESEWNFACEGEEMRPYPYGFARDATACNADHTDLVDDAGKLKDRRAPSDAYPRCVSPFGVRNLSGNLEEMVAIDGTSPVRPAMKGAYWQPSRNFCRAAQTAHDAVYHGTETGFRCCSDPE; encoded by the coding sequence ATGTCTCGCTCCTCCCTGCTCGTTCCCGCGCTGCTGGTGATCAGCGGACTGACATCCTGTGCGGACCGCGGCCCCACCAGCCAAAAGGTGCACCTTTCGCACCTTTCCACGCCGGTGGGTGCCGTGGCGCCCACTTCCGACCAGACCCTGGCGGCGACCCTGGAAGCGCCTGCCACTTTGGCCAAGGAAGAGCCGAGCGCGTGCCCCGATGACATGGTCCTGGTGGAGGGCAGCTACTGCCCGGACGTCGAGCAGCGCTGCCTGCGCTGGATGGACCCGCCCGGGCGCTACCACGAGTTTCGCTGCGCCCAGTACGCCCAGCCCGCGACCTGCCGCTCGGCCCAGCGGGTGAAGCTCCGCTTCTGCATGGATCGCGACGAGTACACCGCGCCTGGCAGCACGCTGCCCGAGAACGACCAGAGCTTCAACGACGCGGTGAAGACCTGCGGCAGCTTGGGCAAGCGCGTGTGCCAGGAGAGCGAGTGGAACTTCGCCTGCGAGGGCGAAGAGATGCGCCCATATCCCTACGGCTTCGCCCGCGACGCCACCGCTTGCAACGCGGACCACACGGATCTCGTGGACGACGCCGGCAAGCTCAAGGATCGCCGCGCTCCCTCGGATGCGTACCCTCGCTGCGTGAGCCCCTTCGGCGTGCGAAACCTCTCCGGAAACCTGGAGGAGATGGTCGCCATCGACGGCACCTCACCGGTACGCCCCGCGATGAAGGGCGCCTACTGGCAGCCGAGCCGGAACTTCTGCCGCGCCGCCCAGACCGCCCACGACGCCGTCTATCACGGCACCGAAACGGGATTCCGCTGCTGCTCCGATCCCGAGTGA